The nucleotide sequence CTctatctgtcatgttttgtctgttTACGTTGTCCTTCCTAAAGCTCCAGAAATCCTCGACGGACAAGGAGTCGGACCTGAGACCGACATCTGGGCTATTGGGGTTTTGGCTTTTATAATGTAAGTATGAAGGGTTgttccacgaaatgagtgccttttTGTGTCCCTTTTAATATTTTAAGTAGGAATTGTGCacaaatattgcattttaaaagccagttacattaaatgaagtgccatttaatatagaccacatggacgATTCAATATATCTGACTTGCTAAAGTGGCAAAATTGAGCATTTTGACATATCCCTCTGtgcaccctctgtgacttctaggaatATATTAACCCATTTAACCTGAACCttttttcaccatcattgtaaagccctaatTATTATGTtgttttgacaaagtcatttctggcGACTATGATTTATTTAATCtgaccctgttacgtgaactgaactcaaATTTCAACGTGGTGAAACTTTTGCTTTTTAAATAGTCAAACcccagtgtaaaagcaggtgagctggttctactcgtTTTGGCCAtattctggtgttttgtggtggaaaactgagcgggtcgaGCACAACACtttaaccctgttacccatagacaggctagaaatgttttgacaatgtcattttttttgtgaagcttgcattcaattgcccctccctgttgcacacacaTCAACTTAATTTAATATCAACACTGTTACTTTACTTGGCTCTTTATTGGCACTTACTATAGTGATTTTTTGGAGATGGGAAGACAagttttttattaagttgaacatatGCTCTTTATGAcggaatgttaaaattaggtgaaacacgttttttttttacactgctgaaAATGCACCCAATTGGTGGAATGACCCAGAAAGATACATGAGGATTGAATTATTTTTGCGATAATTACACTTCTCTCTAATGTTTAGAGTACTGATTGCCCTGGATGTGTAAGTTGTATCCTATATATCAggagtgtcaaactcattttgctcAGCAGGCCACATTGGGTCTTTACAGTCGTCCAGAGGGCCGCACttaaaatgtgttatatttcctTGCTGTCAACTGTCCCAAAAATAGTCCCATATCCATTGCTTTTGGAATTTCCGATGCTCCCTTACTGTCCAGCATTTGTTTCGATGACTGTTAGCAAGCTGGACAGcgtgaagagactgtaaatgtAGCTCCGTTAATATTTTTACACAGTTTcaatttggttttagtcatttcaaTGTCAATTTATTAAGACCGTTTTTCAAAGAAAAACTGAAACCCCCTGCAGGCCGGATTGAATGGGCTCGCGGGCCGGATCTGTATGTTTGACACCCAAATATACAGCCATACTGCCATTTACTCTTCTGTTTCTCCTCTGATATGTCTATGTGAGGGGACTGcgaggggacacacacacacacacactctaacacacattatttttgttgttgtattgtttgtattagtcttattattatacattttttattttgtgtTTGTTCATATTTGTGTGACTGGCCTCatctatcagtgttttgttacttgtcgtgctttgtgtttttttgtggacccccaggaatagtagctgatgcttctgcaaaagctaatggggatccaactAAACAaatatgtcctccctctcacCACCTAGGTTGAGTGCAGATAGCCCGTTCCATTCAGACCTCAACTGGGAGAGGGACAGAAACATCCGGAAGGGGAAGATCCAGTTTGGCCGCTGCTACCCTGGCTTGTCAGAGGGAGCAATCAACTTCATAAAGAACACACTGAGCATCAAGGCCTGGTGAGTCGATTGACCACATCTGACCAGGACCTATACAGTACCTATTGCCTATTTGAGATAGCCGAGCACACGCAAAGTTGTTTCATTGAGGGGTAATTGATAGATAGTGTTAACAAACCATTTCAGAATGTTCCTGATGTGTCTCATCTGATATCGTTTCTTCAGGGAGAGACCCTCGACGGCTGAGTGCCTCCAGAACCCGTGGGTACGGGGCGAGCGGGCCCCCTCCAAACACAGAGACTCCATCTTGTGTTTCTCCACTGACAAGCTGCAGGCTTTCCtcaaggagagagaggtgaaacgAGACCAGGTCCGCACCAAGCTGCAAGGCCCGTTCTTCCAATAATTGCACTTCTTTCTAATGTTTAGAGTAGGGCTGTGAGGACTTACACATGAACTGGCGCTGGGTGATGTCTCTTCATAGCCCAGATCCTGATCACAAATATGTGATGTCTTACAAATGTTGACCTAAAATGGAGAGCGTTTAAATGTGTGCGTATCAATGGCTGCCTAGAGTTTTGTTAAAAGTTTGTCTGAATGACTTGGACTTTGGCTTTGGTTGAATTATAGCGCCATGATATCAGGGAAATGTTTAGTTAAATGCTTTATGCAAATACTGTTGCATGAGTTTGAAaagatgatgatgttgatgtgtaAAATGCATCATCCCTTTGAGTTTGCAGCATTGGACACGAAACGCATTTCacgtttacattttagtcatttagcagacgctcttatccagagatatTACAGTTAGACGTTTGTAATAACAAAGGCTGTTGCATCTAGCCATTCAAAAAAaagtttgtattttttttgtgaaTCTTAACAATATGTTTGTGGTTCATTAGCCAAATGGAAAGATCAGTGGAGGATTCATGTGCCCAAAGCATAGCACGGGCCGCTACCAGAATACAGCTTTGTCTCACAAAGGGAGGAACATtgaaatatttatatatagatagatatttACACTATTGCAATGTTTTCAACTGTGCAGAAATAGATTGTATCAATGGAGAATAAGATCATGAGTAAATTAAGCATATTTTTGATGATCCTTTATTTGATTTCATGGAGTATACCTTGTGATGGATGTACTGAAAGGCTAATTAAACAGTATGTTAGTGGTACGTTTCACCTACTTTTTATTAACCTAGCTCAGTTGCATACAAAAACATCCACACCAAGACACACAAGTTTTATTTTCTGCTGATGGAAGGCTACAGCAAGTAACCTGAGAGTTAAACTGACCACCTCAGGACTGACCTGTGACCTCTGAAAGCTGTGTGTTGAGTGCTTGGGTCCTCACCCAGCCAGTTACATGTTCATCCACAAATACTGTTCAATTAGTATAACACTCAACAACACACATCCCTACCTTTTGTGTAACATTATTCAGACTTTATCATTGATTAAAACCAGAGAGAAAATTGGACTACAGAATACAGAATGGTTTCTTACTATTGGACCAATAACAGTTTAGATTAAGACAATGTTTACCTCAAAGGTATTCCACTAATATTACATTTCACAGCTAAGACAGTTTTATTACTTCTCGGGTTGTTTGTCCATGATATGTTGGATGGTCATCACACATGTCAAGTCAGGGGCATGTTAAGTATAATGTCGAACCTTGACAATGAAGGTTTAGTGGAAGGTCTTGTGGCTTTGGCATTAGTTTCTATTTGTCTACATGAAGTAGATATTTACTAGCATCTACTGTATACTCGACAcgtactgttgaagtcggaagtttacatacctcagccaaatacatataaactcagtttttcacaattcctgacatttaatcctggtaaaaattagGATcagcattttattttaagaatgtgaaatgtcagtataatagtagagagaattatttatttgagcttttatttctttcatcacattcccagtgggtcagaagtttacatacactcaattagtatttggtagcattgcctttaaattgtttaacttgagtcaaacgtttcggttagccttccacaatcttcccacaataagttgacagagctggtgtaactgagtcaggttcgtaggcctccttgctcgcacacgctttttcagttctgcccacaaatgttctataggattgaggtcagggctttgtgatggccactccaataccttgattttgttgtccttaagccattttgccacaactttggaagtatgcttggagtcattgtccatttggaagacccatttgcgaccaagtttatacttcctgactgatgtcttgagatgttgcttcaatatatccacatcatttcccccttctcatgatgccatctattttgtgaagtgcaccagtccctcctgcagcaaagcacccccacaacatgatgctgccatccccgttcttcacggttgggatggtgttcttcggcttgcaagcctccccctttttcctccaaacataatggcaAACAAGCAGTTCTattattgtttcatcagactagaggacaaaaagtacgatctttgtccccatgtgcagttgcaaaccgtagtctggctttggaggttttggagtagtggcttcttccttgctgagcgccctttcaggttatgtcgatataggactcgttttactctggatatagatacttttgtacctgtttcctccagcatcttcacaaggtcctttgctgttctgggattgatttgcacttttcgcaccaaagtacgttcatctctagcagacagaacgtgtctcctttctgagcgttattacggctgtgtggtcctatggtgtttatacttgcgtattattgtttgtacagatgaacgtggtaccttcaggcatttggaaattgctcccaaggatgaaccagacttgtggaggtctacaattaagGTCTTGGTTGATTAAGGTCttgtgattttcccatgatgtcaagcaaagaggcattgagtttgacgataggccttgaaatacatccacaggtacacctccaattgacttaaattatgtcaattagcttcagaagcttctaaagccatgacatcattttctggaattttccaagctgtttaaaggcacagtaaacttagtgtatgtgaacttctgacccactggaattgtgacacagtgagtttaataagtgaaataatctgtctgtaaacaattgttggaaagattacttgtcatgcacaaactatagtttgttaacaagaaatttgtggagtggttgaaaaactagttttaatgactccaacctaagtgtatgtaaacttccgacttcaactgtacctatcaAATGCCCTATTCCCTTACCCATGATCTATTGACTCTAAGAATGTAAGACAATCTTCTTGGGTCCTAGGCAGGTGTTGGAAACAAAATTGTTTTCCAATCgttttgttctgaacagaaccattattataaaaatgtcagaagtgtaaaataacgttattaaccggttttcagtttttttaaatAGTTTCCTTGTTctggaacagtatagatcactttcatTCTGATTCTGTTTCTCGAATCAGTTCCAACACCTGGTCTTAGATGCATATTGTACGTTTCTCTACAACGCTCAGAACAGTTGTTTATGTGGCTAAATCAGCTGATGTCAGGGGAGTGGATCTTATTGTGTTTCGGTGTTGATGCAGTATCATAGATGGTGTCGTTCATACTGGAGTAAAAGTCTTCATATCTCCTGTAAAGTACCAGGCAAGAGGAAGACTGGGACACTGTTACTGTAGCTCCTTATGACTTGATGACCTCCTGAACTTTTGTTATTTCCTGTTGAGGAGAGGAGTAGAAGGCGCTCAAAAAACGTGAGTAGCGGTGCGACCCACAAATTATGAGCATTAGGCCATACAAATGTAATTAAATGCTTAACTGATTACCTTCTTTACTTTTCGCAAAAATAAAATCGAAATCGAAAACATTTAAAAATTGTACAGGAAAAATTGCACGATTATAGCAAAAATAATGTCCTCAATCTTTCAGTAAAGAGATACACAACTTCCTCTAAGATTATAGCTGAACTATGCCTCTTTTAGCCTCACCAAGAGGTTAGCCTCACCAAGAGGCTTGATTGGGTCGGTAAGTGTTGGGCTAAGGTCGCCATAGTATTTGAAGAAGGCACACTTGCTTTTTCCATTCGCTTTTTGCCTCAATTTTCAAAAAATAGAATCTGTGAAACATTTAATAAAATCTGTATGGCCTTGGGAAGGAAAAGGCACAACTCTCGCACACAATTGCCAACTTGGGTAACACTGTACCATCATTTAAGATGCACCTATAAATATGTAACTACACAGCAATAACtgtagaaaaaacattgtagttgCATATGAAGTGTTATGTAATAACATAGTAAGAGTTTATCAGTATAGGTTATTACACAACCGGAACACAGACTGCCATTGAAGGTAAATCCACATATGTTGCGAAATGACTCGTGTTCTATATTATGTTATTACACATTTCTTTGTTCCAGTATGTAACTCATAGGTTTTGTAGTTACACTTTTGGAAGTCACCGGTGTATTACCATGTTATGAACTCCTAACCCAACGGGTAACATTGCTACATGTAACTACAACGGGCCAGTAAAACCAAATCACCAGCTAGTCTCACGGGTTGACATGGTCTTGATATGTGGATCTTAGTAGACTAGGACCTGGTAACGACACTTGTAACAAGGATAAAGATTGAGTCTGTCAATAGAAAATCACATGAAAGGTATACCGTATTTAAACAGATGGCTTAAGATGAACGTACCGAAACCCCCATTAAATGAAAACTCTgtgagaaaatctgttggccagtaagtgggagggttttcagtggTTGAATGAACTGTATTCAGAGCAAGCTAGGCGACTGAAAAAAGGTAAGCGTGAATACCAAATACTGAGAAGTGCCTAGGAAAGGAATACTGTACATTCTTAATCGGGATCGGGCCCTTAATGCCCACAACATTACATCTAGCTCTAATGTAGGAGTAGCAATACTTTTTGATGACATCATTAATCAATCAAACACGCCTGAGCCAGCATCGGGCTGTCACTCACACGCTCAGCATGGAATAATGCGACCAGCAACAACAACCGCTTAAAACAACCTGTGGTGGCCTAACACCATCACTATCTCACTATCACCAATAGCCTAGTGGTGACAACAGTGACACATCAAATTGGCGAGAACAATTTTTGGAAAACATATAGACATGGCATAAAGAAAGAGAGCATTTACACACAGCATGCTGTTAAAAGCAACTCATTCCTTTGAAATGCACaactattacttcccattgcaGACATATTTTATCACGTTCAGCAGATCAGCAGATCTAAagtttaaatgcaacaatgttttgCAGGCATTATTTTCAGAGAGATAGCTAACAGCAAGCGAGCTGAATAAAACAGTGGCACTCACCAAATGATGATCGTTTGAAAACAGTAGGCCTTCAACTTAAGTTACTCAATGAGAGGGTGCAGcgctgagctagcctgcaacttcacttcctggagtagctcaaactgctcCAGTTGGTTTCAATGcgctattgagtcttcacataggaattAATGGTGTCACGTGATGATTGCTTTGTCATTCATATATAGGGGCTCCCGAGTgtcgcaacggtctaaggcactgcaactccgtgctagtggcgtcactacagactctggttcgattccaggatgtatcacaaccgactgtgattgggagtcccatcgggtggcacacaattggcccagcgtcatccgtgttggggtttggccagggtaggccgtcattgtaaataagaatttgttcttaactgactttcctagttaaataaagatttcattaattaattaatatgCGGTCTAGTGTCTGAGGGCCTCGCCAATGGctgatttagctagctagatttttcTCCCCAGAGACCACcaaagaaaaatcctgattggACCTTTTTTTCTCTTCAGTGTTTAACCCTTCCCTTTCCaacacaaactgaagaggtgaaaTCCGAATATCATTTAAATGATAGAAAAAATATTAAATTAAAaatgttaataaaaaaataatacataATTCTACACATCCTTAGAGCTTTTCTGAAGGCTTTTTCTCCCGGATCCCCACTGATCAAATGTTACGGTTAGAAGAATGTTGTTACAAAGGTTGCATATGAATTTACAATGTGCTTACCCAAGAGCAAGCAACTTAAGGTAGAGTGAAGTAACCTTTTGAATTACTATATAGTTACAAAGTCTCTTTATTATAGGTCTATTAAAGTATTTTGCCTTGTGATCTCATGTGGCAAGCCAAAAATTCCATCCATGCAAAACCCGCTGAATAGAAGATCCTgtatagattgtattttcaaccagcagcTATCAGGACATAACACTGATCACATTTTTTCACactttttacagtgttagtttcatcagccgTGCAAaatgatacaaaacacaggaaaaaaacagaagtttgactgcactgggcctttaatggaTTTAATAAAGATTCATTTTCAAAATCAATCTCATTTAATACAATGCTGTAGATGAGTAGCTAGGCCTGTAGCTACATTACATTGTCAAAAACAAACATTGTTAACAATGTACAAATCTGTGTCTTCAATTGATTGTGTATCTAAAAAGTTCCTTTATGATTATTTTGAATTGATTTTATGCCATAAATGCTAAAACGTTATCATTAGGAGATAGTGTCCAGGTAAACAAAATCAAAGCATGTCGTACCTTTTCCAAAAACGGTAATTACATATTAAGTTGCTTGCTCTTGGGTAAATacattgtaaatacatgtatattCTTTATAACAATATTGcaattacaatgttgtttgtcAAATGTTGTTACGTAGTACAAAGTAACTAAAAGGGTTATGCCTAATGTCTCCTCAGTTATCCATTTGGGTAGGAGTTCTTGACATGGTAATACACAGGTGACTTCCAAAAGTATAATTACAAAACATATTTGTTGCATACTGGATCAAGGACATGTGTAATAAAATAATAACATAAAATAGATCATGAGTCACTACACATGTGGAATTACCTTCAGCGAGTGGATTTGTGTGGAATTACCTTCAGCGAGTGCATTTGTAATTACAAAGTCCTTGTTCCAATTGTGTAATTACCAATAAACGCTATTAAAATGATATTAAATAGCAGGTTTGGCCTTGAAAGGCCTTCATCAGAATCACATCCGACATTTCCTGTTGAGACAGATATGAGAATATAAAGTATGTTTACAGAACCTCAGTACATATGATTCTTGTCCAACATGGACATCTAGTCATCAGCAACTCCTCCATCTACTCATTAGACAATCGTCTTCTCTTCAGACTCACCTCCTTAAGAACACTTTGCAACTTCTCATAGGCCTCATCCAAGTCATCGTTGACAATGACAATGTCAAACAATCCAGGCTCGTTGCCTGAAATAGGAGAGTGAAGAAACAATTATGAGAACACTACTCAAATCATTGTCAAAGGCATGTAAATGGACTATCCTTAGTTCAATTCCTATCCGTCAAGCATGTGTAGTCTTAAAACCAGTTAACACAGGATAGTATGGGGGACCTACACTCCTCCATGTCAGTCCGGGCTTCTTCTAGACGGCTCTgtattttctcctctgtctccgTCGCTCTACCCCTCAGACGTTCTTCCTGTCCATATCAATGGTCCCCAAAACAATGACAGTTTATACAGTAGCAGAgaggtaggcaactagattcagccgtgggctGATTCTTTTCTGAGCGAATGGTCAGTGGGCTAGAACacaattataataatttgtacactacAAACGGACCACAAATAAGCTCAAATGTATTACGTATTTCACAATAGCATAATTTCATAATCACATATTTCTCAATTTATTCATGGGAATAGTTTGGAACAGGATTCATGAATGACATTTATTTTTTCGTTGAATTCCTAGTGATATAACAGTCTTCTTGGTCCAACAACAtatgttttcttatttttttacttaaaactttggggggccaaataaaaatcGCTTAGGGTCCAAATTTGTTGCCTGTTGCGGACCCCTGCAGTGGAGGAACCCTGTGGAATGTATGGTTGTGGACTCTTACCAGGACCTCAATAGAGGGGGGCTGGATAGAGATGTAGATTGGGTCCAGGTTAGTCTCCTTGATGTGCCTCACTCCTGCGATATCCACGTCCAAGATACAAATGAGGCCCTTGGCCCTCACGTCCTGTACAGCGCTCTTACTGTGgagaaaaacaaataaaatagcTATGTTTATTCATTGCATCCACGATTCCACAAAACAAACTAGAAATGATATATCTTTCCACAACTATCACTGATTCATACTGTAAAACATTTCGGTTCCAACAGAAAGTTCCGGAAATATACTCGACCTTGTTCCGTACAGGTTGCCCGAAAACTCATCAGTCTCAATGAATTCCCCCTTGTCAATATCCTCCTGCATAGCCTCCCTGTTTGTGAAGTGGTAATCTTGAAacggacaggagagaagaagaagaagacgagGTTAGTCATCAGTCAGGCTGGATGGAGTTCTCTCAAAACAACAATGGGTAAGTTCACAGGGTACAATGCATTTACATTGTTTAGTATTCAGGCGCTAGAACATGTTTTATAGAATGAATGCAAGGACACGTATTGGTAGACAGGGAAATTAGCATTCACATCACTACACATTACTGTGTCCCTACCATTGCGATTATCTTATTCCTCCACAACATCACAGTGGATCAAACACAGTGGGGAGAACTCTGTAGGTAACACAGGACAACCTTGTCACGATCACATTTACAGGGACAACAACACTCAATATTGAACCTAGAGCCACTGACGTCAACACATACTCATTAGCATTACAACATTACAGGTTGGTTCAGAATGAATCCCAGCACATTACAATGTGTCCAGGTAAAAGGTAGATGGATAGAGGATTTCAATGGATGAAGGTGAAAATTATTTAAACGATTAATGAAAAATAGACAATGAATGTATAGGGGGTAGTAAACTATCACAGACTGAATCCAACAAAGCTCACTGTCATGGTGGTGCAGTTTCTGTGTAATTTTTCGTTGGAAAACACAAAGGTATATTGATCAAAGAAATAGAAGAGTCTCAAGGATATTTGCCTTTACAACAGGACCAGACCTCACTAGCAGCTATGATCCATACTATACATTAATATTATTGAACTGGAGCTATATTAAACAAACGGCTGTACTATGAAGCCTATCAATTTCAACAAATTGTTGTGATGCTAATGATGGGTACATAACAGATGTTTTATAGGTGTGACGACTTCTCTCTTTGGGTCTGGAGAGGGGATCCACTACTGAGGAATTACAGGGGGCTAATTTCAAATGCTTTTTACTCCAAAGTGCAAACTGGCATTTATGTTCCTTTGAATAATAGATTGAGTACTTTCCGTGACTACTAAGCCCTTGGTGTTTGGTCACTCTGTACTTGAAATATGAAAGTAacccccatcactctctcttAGTAATGTGTTTATGAATCACATTTAGGTGTGGTTCGATAGAAGCCTAAATTTGGAGGATAGCTACACCTGCGGATGAAACAGAGGATAGGACGTCTGCTACGGGCAGTAACGTAGCTCCCAGAAGCATAGGCAGACTGAACAGGCCTATGGAGAAAACAAAAAAGGCATAAACAAATATGTATATCCCTGTATCTAACAGGGGGATACTTGGGAGAGCCATTGGTGCAGTTCGCTTGGGAGTAAGAAGCATTGGCGCTTCAGTGTCAGTAGGTATGGAGTAGTGTACATATAGTACATAtcctttatccctt is from Salvelinus alpinus chromosome 16, SLU_Salpinus.1, whole genome shotgun sequence and encodes:
- the LOC139541764 gene encoding guanylate kinase-like, which gives rise to MSGPRPVVISGPSGAGKSTLLKKLLKDYKGVFGFSVSHTTRDPRPGEVDGKDYHFTNREAMQEDIDKGEFIETDEFSGNLYGTSKSAVQDVRAKGLICILDVDIAGVRHIKETNLDPIYISIQPPSIEVLEERLRGRATETEEKIQSRLEEARTDMEECNEPGLFDIVIVNDDLDEAYEKLQSVLKEEITKVQEVIKS